Sequence from the Cryptococcus neoformans var. neoformans JEC21 chromosome 1, complete sequence genome:
TTCCTGCTGCTGGAGCTATTTACATATATTTATCAGCTGGGAACACGAACTTGTGTGATCAAACATACCAAGTCACTGTCTCCGGCATCCTGGATGGACATGACACCGACTCGGTAGAGCTTACCAGCGGCAGTACCGAGGTCAACATTGGAACCGTCGTAGTGGTGGACATTGGTCTTGGAGCTTAACAACGGTATGAGTACCCTGTTCTTTAAGAGCCAAAAGATTACTCACAGCATGGCGTAGTACTCGATCTCAGACTTGCGGAGGGGAGGGCAGTTTTTGGAGATCAAGATGAGCTTGGCTGTGTCGGTATCCATCCAGGCGCAACAAGAGACAGTAGATAGGTGTTGGTGCAAGTAgcgggaaagggaaagaaacaGGCATGTAAAAACCATCGTCAGCACGGAGACCTTCTCAGCCCGCGGGCTCCAGTCCCCATCAACCAGAAAGCCGCCCATTTTCCTTCACCGTCCGCTTACTCATCCGTCTGAAATGAATGTAACGTACCCTTGCCAGATCGGAGCTGCTTGAGAGCCTGCTTGTAACCGAGGGTGAACTTGCCAGACTTGACAACAAGCTGGAGCTTGGTGTTGATAGACTCGGAACTCTTGGCGgacttgctcttcttgacGGGGGCCATTTTTGCTGCTTTTTGACggttgaaggatgaaaagaccTGCGTTTGTGAGAAGTTTTGCGTACTTGCGAGTTTCGTGACGGGCAGGATCTTCCGGAGTTTTCTGCGAGGTGAAAtgtggcggcggcggtcTCCGCCAAAAGCTGCTGGAATAATTAATTAACTACTAAATAAATAATAGTTCAGGCGGCGAAGTTGCTCGTTTGCTCGAGAACGACCGAAATGTATGCATCGAATCTTCCCTGCCGTCTTTTGCACAGTGACTCTTATTAGCACACTCTTTATCTCAACTGCTTCATACCCACTCACTCAATTGAATTATTGTAACAGCATAAAACATggcttctcctcttgtcgTTGGCCTTGGTCTTCTCGGTGCAGGGCTTGCTGGCCGCGTGGGCTACCAAATGATGCGAGCTTCTCGCGGTGGTGCCCAAGAGTTCTTGAAGGGCGGGTTCAAGGCTAAGATGGACAGGTCTGAAGCTATACAGGTTCTCGGCCTCAGGTGAGTCATTTTACTAGTATACTATGCCTTTGAGAGGGCTTGGCACCTTAGATGGGTGTCGAACTGTTGTATCCAACCCATATTCCGATTTCGTTGTTAACCAGGCATTAAAGAGAACCTATCACCTCAAACAAGTTGAAGGATGCTCATCGACGATTAATGCTTGCCAATCATCCCGATCGAGGAGGTGCGCCCTATCTTGCAGGGAAAGTGAACGAGGCCAAGGCTTTGCTTGAGTGAGTGTGGCATCATTAGAAGCTGTCTGTGTCATGTTCTTGCGCTGATCTATTTTTCGATGCTTACTTTCTGATCTTCGTGATGTTTGTTCTTTCTTGTCCAAATTTGTTTTAATGCAGCAAGGAAGTCGTTCGAAGATAGTCACGGGCaatgggaagatgatatTTGTGGCCTGCAGACTCTGAAAGGAGGACGCATCACCCGCTGTGACTCTTATTTTTGTATAACTATGTTGCGACAGCACAGGATCCTCTTTGGGCATTTACTTCTACTGGCATCATGCACTTCTCTTTATGGCGAATCTTGCCTGTTTTCAACAATCTTTTTTCTGTCTGCAAAAggggggtggaggaagaaggagtgggGGGTGTTTTTTCTAGTCCATTGCCACACTCCTGACGTGACAAAGCTTGAAACAAATTATTTAGGGTTTTACGGGGACAGGACTTTGCCGACAAGTAAGGACTGATGCTGCTCTGATAATGATCATTTTCTACGTGACCACCAAGGACGAAGGTGATGATGCTTCCACTTTCTATATCGAAGCAGAGACGCGACGGAGTGCAACGAACTTTTCCAGTTATTGATATTTTCATATCATCATTCGTTTGTTGCACTTACTACGCTCAGTTCAGCACATCAGTCTATTACAAGCGCGTTACTACTAGAACTGTACCCTTACGCCAATCCCCATTACCTGCAGCAATATGGCTCTGGATCAAGATGCTACCGACGAACAGCTGTATGCCGACCTTCCGTCTCCACTACATCTTTCCCCCTCCGAACTTATTGAAACATATCACCCGAACGTCCTGGCACCTCTAGTGCGCTGCTCTAAACTTCCTTTCCGCCATCTTACTTCTCTGTACGAAACCCACATCACTCACACACCCATGATCCTAGCTGAAGAGTTTTCGCGCGCTCAGATAGCGAGGACTTCAGATTTCAGCACAAGTAGCAACGAAAGAGGCGTCTACTGGATGGCTCCCAATAATGGAAAATGccgagggaaaggggagtATATAACCCGCGTTGGCCATCCAGAGGACGTCCGACCTGCGAAAGAGCCGTGGAAAACGTAtcactctcctccatctACCGAGCGCCTCCCCCCATCGCCGGCTCCCCCCAACCCCCAAGCGCAGCTCGTTCGAGGTTGCTTAATAGCCCAGTTTGCATCTCCCAATGCCAAATCTCTGGCTGACGCCGCTGAACTTATTTCTCCTTATGTTGACGGAATTGATCTGAACTGCGGCTGTCCTCAAAGATGGGCTTACAACGAGGGTATTGGATGCGCCTTGTTGAGGAAACCGGAATTAGTACGAGATATGGTTAGAGGCGTTAAAGATCGAATGGGGTGGGGGTGGCCAGTCAGCATCAAAATCAGGATCGACTCAGAACAGGAGTAGGTTAACATAATGTGAAGGTCATTTTCCTTTTACTCACAGTCCTCAGAAAGACGGAGCAATTGATCTCAAATGCCCTTCAAGCAGGAATATCTCATTTAACGATCCACGGCCGAACGAGGCACCAGCCTTCGACTGATCCGGTTAACCTTCCTGGAATCAAGTTTGCAGTAGATTGCGTTAAAGGCGAAGTCCCATGCGTGGCGAATGGAGACGTCTGGGAACTTGAAGACGCAAGGCAGATGAGACTTCACACAGGGGTTCAAGGTGTGATGGCTGCCAGAGGGTTGTTGGCCAAGTGAGTTGGCTTTTTTGATGCTATTATATGTATCTCACTATCGTGCAAACAGTCCTGCCCTATTCGCCGGTTATGATAAAACGCCAGAGGATTGTGTATCTCAATTTATCAACCTTGGCTTGGATTATGGTTTCaacttttctcttttccaccGTCATCTCGCATACATGCTCGAATCCCATCTTTCCCGAGTAGAAAAAGTCTGGTTCAATTCTCTCACATCGCAAGCATCTGCAATAGAATGGCTGAATGAAAGAGCTATCAATttcaaggaaaaaagagggACTATCTGGGATGCGCGTCGAGGCTACAACATTACTGATGTATAATTAGTTGCGATTTGTGTGGGCAATGTAGCGCAGGTTGATGCATGAATTGTCGTATAGATCGTAATATAGATTCTTATTGTACAAACATTGTAATATTTTTACTCTCGGTGGTCCATATAAGAACCTTCTAAGTTCGATCCTTCCTGCCGTTGATCGCTAGTTTTTGTGTGGCGTACGTCGCTCATCTCCATTGCCTCGTTGTCACCTTCCTTTTCGATTCTTACTCTATGCTGACTCCGCCCCCTCGAACGTGAACGTGAATGTTGCGATTCAACGGCTGTGTCACCATCCAGATCGCCAACAACGGCGCCGCCACGAGGCATCGTTGGAGGCAATTCTTTGGGCTGAGAAGAACTAGAGGACTCCCCATCCTTGTTGTGGCGGAattcttgaagatggagtTTGGTGGCTGAGGGACATTGGGATAGAGTGTGAGCTTCGTATTCGCCCTCTAGGTCTCGCTGATGGAAGGCATAGTCCGCAACGTATTCACCCAATTCAACCTCCTGCAAAATTGTCAACACTGCGACCAAAATCGCCACGCCAGCACACTTACGTCCATACCAACGATCTCCGCCTCATCGGTAGCACGAAAATGACAGCCAGGGATCAGGTTGATAAAGAACATGATGGCATAAGTGACAACAAATGTCCAGGCCATACCAACGCAAGCCCAAGCAATCTGTTTACCAAGTTGAACATAATGGCGGTCGCTGAAGCAACAGTTCATGAGTGCTTTGAATTGTGTGTTTGAGAAAGAAACACTTACAGCCATCCACCGTCGATGTCAGAGAAACCATCATTGGCGGCCACGCTGGACTGTGCGAACAGACCAGTCATGAGCACACCTACGATACCGGCCAAGGCGTGCACAGCGAAAATATCCATAGGATCATCAACACGCATGGTGACTTTCAATCTTGTTGCCAAGTTAGAAACCGCGGCAGAGACAAGGCCGATGAGAGCTGCCGCCTAGAAAATGGTTAGTCACGTTGAGAACATAAAGATTAGGAAACATACTGGGGCGCCGACATATCCAGCAGCCGGGGTGATGGCAACCAAACCTGCAATCGCACCTGTACAGTATCCGACCATGCTCCACTTCCTTTCAAGACGGAAATCCATAATGAGCCATACAACACCCCCAACGCTTCCTGCCAGATTGGTGTTGAAAATGGCAAGAGCAGCCTTAAGAGAGGCGCAGTAACAAGATCCTCCATTGAAACCCAGCCATCCAACCCAAAGGAAAACTGTGCCGAGCACGACATTGCTAGCAGAGTATGGTCAGCGTGGTATACTAGCTGTATGGATTTACTTACCCTACGTTCGAAGGTTTAAAGAGGACACGATCTGTGCCATACCCACGACGTTTCCCGATAAAGTATGAATATGCTAATCCAGCTGTCCCACTAGCTATCTCAACTGGGACGCCACCTGCATAGCTACACACCATTTAGAAAAGGCACAGAACCACGATGACATTGAAACTTACTCCAATACACCCCATTTGTTTGCCCACCCATTGGCACTCCAGATCCAGTGTGCCAGAGGGTCGTAGACTAAGGTAGTCCAGCAAAACATAAAAATCATAGCAGGCAGTATTCTGCTTCGCTCAGCTGCGGCGCCAAGCAAGACTGCCGGAACAAGGCAAGCGAACATCTGGTTGATATAAGCACAGTGCCTTTAACTTAAACCGCATGACTAACCAGCTGAAAAGTGGCAAATACAATTTCTGGAAGTTTGCCGTTGGCTTCCGGTATAGGTCTTTCCAGAACCTGTCTGAAGCCGATATT
This genomic interval carries:
- a CDS encoding 60s ribosomal protein l30-1 (l32), putative; translated protein: MAPVKKSKSAKSSESINTKLQLVVKSGKFTLGYKQALKQLRSGKAKLILISKNCPPLRKSEIEYYAMLSKTNVHHYDGSNVDLGTAAGKLYRVGVMSIQDAGDSDLLQQQESA
- a CDS encoding chaperone, putative, giving the protein MASPLVVGLGLLGAGLAGRVGYQMMRASRGGAQEFLKGGFKAKMDRSEAIQVLGLREPITSNKLKDAHRRLMLANHPDRGGAPYLAGKVNEAKALLDKEVVRR
- a CDS encoding ammonium transporter MEP1, putative; translation: MVNITYGALLSSSDGAVHFEPLGTDIISTLAGQPTAFDPGDIAWVLTCSALIVFMLPGLGYLYSGLARRKNALSMLFLSLVSLGIVSFQWFFIGYSLVFSETGGSFWGDGRNIGFRQVLERPIPEANGKLPEIVFATFQLMFACLVPAVLLGAAAERSRILPAMIFMFCWTTLVYDPLAHWIWSANGWANKWGVLDYAGGVPVEIASGTAGLAYSYFIGKRRGYGTDRVLFKPSNVGNVVLGTVFLWVGWLGFNGGSCYCASLKAALAIFNTNLAGSVGGVVWLIMDFRLERKWSMVGYCTGAIAGLVAITPAAGYVGAPAAALIGLVSAAVSNLATRLKVTMRVDDPMDIFAVHALAGIVGVLMTGLFAQSSVAANDGFSDIDGGWLDRHYVQLGKQIAWACVGMAWTFVVTYAIMFFINLIPGCHFRATDEAEIVGMDEVELGEYVADYAFHQRDLEGEYEAHTLSQCPSATKLHLQEFRHNKDGESSSSSQPKELPPTMPRGGAVVGDLDGDTAVESQHSRSRSRGRSQHRVRIEKEGDNEAMEMSDVRHTKTSDQRQEGSNLEGSYMDHRE